CACTTAGAGAAACTTTGTTAAAATGGTTTTGCTATTTTAGAGTCtacattctaaggtctcttttagatTCAATAACCTGtcttctaacattctgtgttctaaagtgcCTTCTTACTCTAATATCACatgtcctcttttttttaagtcccttgcaattctgacattctatgttctatattcGAAGATGcttttcagctctaatattctgtgtttgGTATTATAACATTATactttctaaggtttcttctggaTCAACATTTCTATGTTCATTGTTTTAAGTGGatttccatttaaaatgtatGATCTAGATTCTATGATACAGACAATAAGATCCAGAGAAATTTCTTTCAGAGATAACAGAGGGAAGATAAATCTAATATTGTTGCCATTTCCTCCAAATGACTGAGGCAAATCTTTGGGTCCCAGGTGATGAGCCATCCAATTCTGGTGAAAATTCAGACAAGGATCTCCCATCAGTCTTAAACTTCCTAGGCACTGGGATCATTGATTCTGCAGTGGACTATGTTCTCAACTCAATATTCCGGAAATCGTAAGTAACACGAAACCCATCAAGACTGCATTTTGGAGATTCTTATTGGTATAACATGGGGCGTATTATTAAGACTGAATTGTCCAAAAAGAGTCATGTTTTATTCTTCTGTGGGCTTCATGTAGGCCTGGATATCATGACCATCAAGAAAACCTACATTCTATATTTTGTATAACCATAacctatagatatagatatataacatatgattatatatgcatacatatacatatgtatgttcacAATCCTTAGTTTGCCATGGAAGGCTCTGTACTGGCTTCTTCTCTGCTCTCCCTAGCTCAGGGCCAGGTATTGCTGGAGGTTGGTACAAACATGGACCATAGTCCTTATGCATGCGGTGGCAGTCCCAGGCAAGGTAATGCTAATAATGCTGAAGCCAGAACTATAGTTCAGATCCCCTGACTCTCTATCAGGTAAAAAAAGACTAAGGGAAAGAGGCAAAAATCAAACAATTACTCT
This region of Trichosurus vulpecula isolate mTriVul1 chromosome 3, mTriVul1.pri, whole genome shotgun sequence genomic DNA includes:
- the LOC118842140 gene encoding uncharacterized protein C5orf46 homolog, producing the protein MAASVLHMMMALGLLTLILPCHAGDEPSNSGENSDKDLPSVLNFLGTGIIDSAVDYVLNSIFRKS